The following proteins are encoded in a genomic region of Phycisphaerae bacterium:
- a CDS encoding metallopeptidase family protein: MIHASHADFDRAVEQALAEVPDEFQPYLENVVIEVRDRPDQALMREHDVPDDVLGFYVGVPLEDKGIDALPMPLPDRILIFRDNLCGMCESWDELVDEIRITVLHEIGHHFGLDEDRLEELGYE; encoded by the coding sequence ATGATACACGCGTCCCATGCGGATTTCGACCGGGCCGTCGAGCAAGCGCTGGCGGAGGTGCCGGACGAGTTTCAGCCGTACCTGGAGAACGTCGTGATCGAGGTACGGGATCGGCCGGACCAGGCGCTGATGCGCGAGCACGACGTCCCGGACGACGTGTTGGGCTTCTACGTGGGCGTGCCGCTGGAGGATAAGGGAATCGACGCTCTGCCCATGCCGCTGCCGGACCGCATCCTCATCTTCCGCGACAACCTGTGCGGGATGTGCGAGTCGTGGGACGAGCTGGTGGACGAGATTCGGATTACCGTGCTGCACGAGATCGGGCACCACTTCGGGCTGGACGAGGACCGGCTGGAAGAGCTCGGGTATGAGTAG
- a CDS encoding terpene cyclase/mutase family protein, with protein sequence MLRDSYVAMLLIGAILFAGVLTAAAQTTSQPSSRDAVAAERDRAMQAEARKLIERGAQYLLSAQEADGGWGAQAGPGVSALVLKALIQEPSVGPQHAAVQRGIEFVLKSQRDDGGVYSAEGLLKNYESSVVLSMLGVLKDPAYQKQIAALQTFLKNDQWDEGEGKSVDDPWYGGAGYGHGKRPDVSNTQMMLEALRDSGLPPDDPAYKKALVFIGRCQMLGETNDQPFAKGATQGGFIYSPANGGESKMGTVDAEGHEELRCYGSMTYAGFKSLLYAGLKRDDRRVQAALDWIRGNWTLTHNPNSPEAQSREGLFYYYHVFGRALDAFGEAVIREPSGREHIWRHELVEQLAKDQKPDGSWVNDADRWMEGLPALTTAYSMLALEAAYPR encoded by the coding sequence ATGCTCCGTGACTCGTATGTTGCAATGCTTCTGATCGGGGCCATCCTGTTCGCCGGCGTTCTCACGGCCGCTGCGCAAACCACGTCGCAACCATCGAGCCGCGACGCCGTGGCCGCCGAACGCGACCGCGCCATGCAAGCCGAAGCCCGCAAGCTGATAGAGCGCGGCGCCCAGTACCTGCTCTCCGCGCAGGAAGCCGATGGCGGCTGGGGCGCGCAGGCCGGCCCCGGCGTGTCGGCGCTGGTCCTCAAAGCACTCATCCAGGAGCCGAGCGTCGGGCCGCAGCACGCCGCCGTACAGCGCGGCATCGAGTTCGTCCTCAAATCCCAGCGCGACGACGGCGGCGTCTACTCCGCCGAGGGGCTGCTGAAGAACTACGAGAGCAGCGTCGTGCTGTCGATGCTCGGCGTGCTGAAGGACCCCGCGTATCAGAAGCAGATCGCCGCGCTGCAGACCTTTTTGAAGAACGACCAGTGGGACGAAGGCGAGGGCAAGTCGGTCGATGATCCCTGGTACGGCGGCGCTGGCTACGGGCACGGCAAACGCCCGGACGTCTCGAACACGCAGATGATGCTGGAGGCCCTGCGCGATAGCGGCCTGCCGCCCGATGACCCGGCGTACAAGAAAGCACTCGTCTTCATCGGGCGTTGCCAGATGCTCGGCGAGACGAACGATCAGCCATTCGCCAAGGGTGCGACGCAGGGCGGCTTCATCTACTCCCCCGCAAACGGCGGCGAAAGCAAGATGGGCACGGTGGACGCCGAGGGTCACGAAGAGCTGCGCTGCTACGGCTCGATGACGTACGCCGGCTTCAAGAGTCTGCTTTATGCCGGCCTGAAACGCGACGATCGGCGGGTGCAGGCGGCCTTAGACTGGATTCGCGGGAATTGGACGCTGACGCACAATCCGAACAGCCCGGAAGCCCAGTCGCGCGAGGGGCTGTTCTATTACTACCATGTCTTCGGCCGGGCCCTGGATGCGTTTGGTGAAGCGGTGATCCGCGAGCCGTCGGGCCGCGAACACATCTGGCGGCACGAGTTGGTCGAGCAGCTCGCGAAAGACCAGAAGCCGGACGGCAGTTGGGTAAACGACGCCGACCGCTGGATGGAAGGCCTGCCGGCACTGACGACGGCGTACAGCATGCTGGCGCTCGAGGCGGCGTATCCGCGGTGA